The following coding sequences lie in one Anguilla rostrata isolate EN2019 chromosome 8, ASM1855537v3, whole genome shotgun sequence genomic window:
- the LOC135262186 gene encoding biotinidase-like, whose product MAWCILGAAVLMLSLGVDGAGGGEGGGAGGGSYVAAVYEHHLIRNLQPKVSLSRQEALEHMNKNLDVYEEQAAAAAKQGAHIIVFPEDGIHGFNFSRESIAGYLETVPDPTAVSWNPCSDPTRFPNTEVLHRLSCMAKNNGLYLVANMPGREDCDAQTPPCPPDGRYQFNTNVVFSANGTLVARYRKRNLYIEFEFDTPADPQLITFDTPFAGRFGLFTCFDILFYNPAMELVEKLGVWQLVFPTAWINTLPLMDSVQFHRSFSYATNTTLLSANLRVDAEAMTGSGIFSPREALYHHARAGEPEAGRLLVKTLPVLDSHRPDLMESRTGPPLPPTFSGEQESQQYQQGDGECQRTVPEGRGHPEEPAAPSSPFKAVMIYDHYAMVLVEGAEGNLSVCDNALCCHLQFRRRTAPQELYALAAFDGLHMNSTYYVQVCALIRCSGLTPQTCGKAIDHADTLLDFRLMGNFSTRHVFPSVLGSHMQLDRIDHSGWEGRGFYMTRHGMERGLVTAALCGRAYDRDHTHTAVRGVI is encoded by the exons ATGGCGTGGTGTATTCTGGGTGCTGCAGTCCTCATGCTGAGCCTGGGGGTGGatggggcagggggtggagaagggggcggggcagggggtgggtCCTACGTGGCGGCCGTGTACGAGCACCACCTCATTCGGAACCTGCAGCCCAAGGTTTCGCTGAGCCGGCAGGAAGCGCTGGAACACATGAATAAGAACCTGGACGTGTATGAggagcaggctgctgctgccgccaAACAG GGTGCCCACATCATTGTGTTTCCAGAAGATGGCATCCATGGCTTTAACTTCAGCAGGGAGTCCATCGCTGGTTACCTGGAGACGGTGCCAGACCCCACGGCTGTGAGCTGGAACCCCTGTTCTGACCCAACCCGCTTCCCTAATACTGAG GTTCTGCATCGTCTCAGCTGCATGGCCAAGAACAACGGCCTGTACCTGGTGGCAAACATGCCGGGGCGTGAGGATTGTGATGCCCagacccccccctgcccccccgatGGGCGCTACCAGTTTAACACGAATGTGGTGTTCAGTGCTAACGGCACACTGGTGGCGCGTTACCGCAAGCGGAACCTGTACATCGAATTCGAGTTTGACACGCCTGCTGACCCCCAGCTCATCACCTTCGACACACCCTTCGCTGGTCGCTTCGGCCTGTTCACCTGCTTCGACATCCTGTTCTACAACCCAGCGATGGAGCTGGTGGAGAAGCTGGGGGTGTGGCAGCTGGTCTTCCCCACAGCCTGGATAAACACGCTTCCCCTGATGGATTCTGTACAGTTTCACCGCTCCTTCTCCTACGCCACCAACACCACCCTCCTGTCCGCTAACCTTCGCGTAGATGCTGAGGCAATGACCGGCAGCGGGATATTCAGCCCCCGGGAGGCTCTATATCACCACGCACGGGCGGGCGAGCCAGAAGCTGGCCGGCTGCTGGTGAAAACTCTGCCTGTTCTGGACTCCCACAGGCCTGACCTGATGGAGTCCAGAAcaggcccccccctcccaccaaccTTCTCAGGAGAGCAGGAATCCCAGCAATACCAGCAGGGGGACGGGGAGTGCCAGCGGACTGTCCCTGAGGGAAGGGGTCACCCAGAGGAGCCAGCtgcccccagcagccccttcaAGGCAGTGATGATATACGACCATTACGCCATGGTGCTCGTAGAGGGTGCTGAGGGaaacctgtctgtgtgtgacaacGCACTCTGCTGCCACCTGCAGTTCCGAAGGCGCACTGCACCCCAGGAGCTCTATGCCCTGGCAGCCTTCGATGGCCTGCATATGAACAGTACGTACTATGTTCAGGTGTGCGCGCTGATTAGGTGCAGCGGTCTGACCCCTCAGACCTGTGGGAAAGCGATCGACCACGCCGACACGCTCCTGGACTTCCGGCTGATGGGAAACTTCAGCACGCGCCACGTGTTCCCAAGCGTGCTCGGGAGCCACATGCAGCTGGACCGCATCGACCACAGCggctgggaggggcggggcttctacATGACCCGCCACGGGATGGAGCGCGGTCTGGTGACTGCTGCGCTCTGCGGCAGAGCGTATGACCGggaccacacccacaccgcCGTCAGGGGAGTGATATAA
- the LOC135262183 gene encoding biotinidase-like isoform X2, producing the protein MGRVDRRWSDLGSTMAWCILGAAVLMLSLGVDGAGGGAGGGSYVAAVYEHRVIRNLQPKVPLSRQEALEHMNKNLDVYEEQAAAAAKQGAHIIVFPEDGIHSFNFSRESIAGYLETVPDPTTVSWNPCSDPARFPNTEVLHRLSCMAKNNGLYLVANMPGREDCDAQTPPCPPDGRYQFNTNVVFSANGTLVARYRKRNLFFEFEFDTPADPQLITFDTPFAGRFGLFTCFDILFYNPAMELVEKLGVRQLIFPTAWMNTLPLLDSVQFHRSFSYATNTTLLSANLRVDAKAMTGSGIFSPREALYHHAGAGEPEAGRLLVKTLPVLDSLRPDLRPHSPPLPPPISGDQEPPCYQQGDGECQRTVPEGRSRPEEPAAPSSPFKADMMSDNYTMVLIEGAEGNQSVCDNALCCHLQFQRRTAPQELYALAAFDGLHVVDGTYYLQVCALIRCSGLTPQTCGAAIDHADTLLDFRLMGNFSTPHVFPSVLGSHMQLDRIDHSGWEGRGFYMSRHGMERGLVTAALYGRAYDRDHTHTSPHPQLTVTTPTPHCDRTHNSPRPHPQLTVTTPTPHPDHTHTSPHSESAHEEMSCTSLLLGV; encoded by the exons ATG GGCAGAGTGGATCGGCGCTGGTCTGATCTGGGTTCAACGATGGCGTGGTGTATTCTGGGTGCTGCAGTCCTCATGCTGAGCCTGGGGGTGgacggggcagggggcggggcagggggcgggtcCTACGTGGCGGCCGTGTACGAGCACCGCGTCATTCGGAACCTGCAGCCCAAGGTTCCGCTGAGCCGACAGGAAGCGCTGGAACACATGAATAAGAACCTGGACGTGTATGAggagcaggctgctgctgccgccaAACAG GGTGCCCACATCATTGTGTTTCCAGAAGATGGCATTCATAGCTTTAACTTCAGCAGGGAGTCCATCGCTGGTTACCTGGAGACGGTGCCAGATCCCACAACTGTGAGCTGGAACCCCTGTTCTGACCCAGCCCGTTTCCCAAACACTGAG GTTCTGCATCGTCTCAGCTGCATGGCCAAGAACAACGGCCTGTACCTGGTGGCAAACATGCCGGGGCGTGAGGATTGCGATGCCCAgacccccccctgtccccccgaTGGGCGCTACCAGTTTAACACGAATGTGGTGTTCAGTGCTAACGGCACACTGGTAGCGCGTTACCGCAAGCGGAACCTGTTCTTCGAATTTGAGTTTGACACGCCTGCTGACCCCCAGCTCATCACCTTCGACACTCCCTTCGCTGGCCGCTTCGGCCTGTTCACCTGCTTCGACATCCTGTTCTACAACCCAGCGATGGAGCTGGTGGAGAAGTTGGGCGTGCGGCAGCTCATCTTCCCCACAGCCTGGATGAACACACTCCCCCTGCTGGATTCTGTACAGTTTCACCGCTCCTTCTCCTACGCCACCAACACCACCCTCCTGTCCGCTAACCTTCGCGTAGATGCTAAGGCAATGACCGGCAGCGGGATATTCAGCCCCCGGGAGGCTCTATATCACCATGCGGGGGCGGGCGAGCCAGAAGCTGGCCGGCTGCTGGTGAAAACTCTGCCTGTTCTGGACTCCCTCAGGCCTGACCTTCgaccccacagcccccccctcccaccacccatCTCAGGAGACCAGGAGCCCCCGTGCTATCAGCAGGGGGACGGGGAGTGCCAGAGGACTGTCCCTGAGGGAAGGAGTCGCCCAGAGGAGCCAGCtgcccccagcagccccttcaAGGCGGATATGATGAGCGACAATTACACCATGGTGCTCATAGAGGGTGCTGAGGGAAACCAGTCTGTGTGTGATAATGCACTCTGCTGCCACCTGCAGTTCCAAAGGCGCACTGCGCCCCAGGAGCTCTACGCCCTGGCGGCCTTCGATGGCCTGCACGTGGTTGATGGAACATACTACTTGCAGGTGTGCGCGCTGATTAGGTGCAGCGGTCTCACCCCTCAGACCTGTGGGGCAGCGATCGACCACGCCGACACGCTCCTGGACTTCCGGCTGATGGGAAACTTCAGCACGCCCCACGTGTTCCCAAGCGTGCTCGGGAGCCACATGCAGCTGGACCGCATCGACCACAGCGGCTGGGAAGGGCGGGGCTTCTACATGAGCCGCCACGGGATGGAGCGCGGTCTGGTGACTGCTGCGCTCTATGGCAGAGCGTATGACCgggaccacacccacacctcaccgcacccacagctcactgtgaccacacccacacctcacTGTGACCGCACCCACAACTCACCACGACCGCACCCACAACTCACcgtgaccacacccacacctcaccctgaccacacccacacctcaccTCACAGTGAATCAGCCCATGAGGAAATGTCCTGTACTTCCCTCCTTTTGGGTGTTTAA
- the LOC135262185 gene encoding biotinidase-like isoform X1 — MGGVNRCWSDQCSTMAWCILGAAVLMLSLGVDGAGGGEGGGAGGGSYVAAVYEHHVIRNLQPKVLLSRQEALEHMNKNLDVYEEQAAAAAKQGAHIIVFPEDGIHGFNFSRESIAGYLETVPDPTAVSWNPCSDPAHFPNTEVQHRLSCMAKNNNLYLVANMPGREDCDAQTPPCPPDGRYQFNTNVVFSANGTLVARYRKRNLYFEFEFDMPADPQLITFDTPFAGRFGLFTCFDILFYNPAVELVEKLGVRQLIFPTAWMNQLPLLAAVQFHRSFSYATGTSLLSANIRTDTLGMTGSGIFSPWETLHHHAGASEPEAGRLLVKTLPVLDSLRPDLRPHNPPLPRPFSGDQEPQHCLRGGDECQNTVPEGWGRLEEPAAPSSPFKAEMMYDSFTMVLVEGSEGYLSVCDNALCCHLQFRRRTAPQELYALAAFDGLHVVHGTYYVQACALVRCSGLTPQTCGAEIDHADTLLDFRLMGNFSTRHVFPSVLGSHMQLERPDHSGWEGRGFYMSCRKLERGLVTAVLYGRAYDRDHTHTTVGGSDINV; from the exons ATG GGCGGAGTGAATCGGTGCTGGTCTGATCAATGTTCAACGATGGCGTGGTGTATTCTGGGTGCTGCAGTCCTCATGCTGAGCCTGGGGGTGgacggggcagggggcggagaagggggcggggcagggggcgggtcCTACGTGGCGGCCGTGTACGAGCACCACGTCATTCGGAACCTGCAGCCCAAGGTTCTGCTGAGCCGACAGGAAGCGCTGGAACACATGAATAAGAACCTGGACGTGTATGAggagcaggctgctgctgccgccaAACAG GGTGCCCACATCATTGTGTTTCCAGAAGATGGCATCCATGGCTTTAACTTCAGCAGGGAGTCCATCGCTGGTTACCTGGAGACGGTGCCAGACCCCACGGCTGTGAGCTGGAACCCCTGTTCTGACCCAGCCCATTTCCCAAACACTGAG GTTCAGCATCGTCTCAGCTGCATGGCCAAGAacaacaacctgtacctagtggCAAACATGCCGGGGCGTGAGGATTGTGATGCCCagacccccccctgcccccccgatGGGCGCTACCAGTTTAACACGAATGTGGTGTTCAGTGCTAACGGCACACTGGTAGCGCGTTACCGCAAGCGGAACCTGTACTTCGAATTCGAGTTTGACATGCCTGCTGACCCCCAGCTCATCACCTTCGACACACCCTTCGCTGGTCGCTTCGGCCTGTTCACCTGCTTCGACATCCTGTTCTACAACCCAGCGGTGGAGCTGGTGGAGAAGCTGGGGGTGCGGCAGCTCATCTTCCCCACAGCCTGGATGAatcagctccccctgctggctgccGTGCAGTTTCACCGTTCCTTCTCCTACGCCACTGGCACCTCCCTGCTGTCCGCTAACAttcgcacagacacactgggaaTGACCGGCAGCGGCATATTCAGCCCCTGGGAGACATTACATCACCATGCGGGGGCGAGCGAGCCGGAAGCTGGCCGGCTGCTGGTGAAAACTCTGCCTGTTCTGGACTCCCTCAGGCCTGACCTTCgaccccacaacccccccctcccacgaCCCTTCTCTGGAGACCAGGAGCCCCAGCACTGCTTGCGGGGGGGCGACGAGTGCCAGAATACTGTCCCCGAGGGATGGGGTCGCCTTGAGGAGCCAGCtgcccccagcagccccttcaAGGCAGAGATGATGTACGACAGTTTCACCATGGTGCTCGTGGAGGGCTCTGAGGGATACCTATCTGTGTGTGATAATGCACTCTGCTGCCACCTGCAGTTTCGGAGGCGAACTGCGCCCCAGGAGCTCTATGCGTTGGCGGCCTTCGACGGCCTGCACGTGGTCCACGGAACATACTACGTACAGGCGTGCGCGCTGGTTAGGTGCAGCGGTCTCACCCCTCAGACCTGTGGGGCAGAGATCGACCACGCCGACACGCTCCTGGACTTCCGGCTGATGGGAAACTTCAGCACGCGCCACGTGTTCCCAAGCGTGCTCGGGAGCCACATGCAGCTGGAACGCCCTGACCACAGCggctgggaggggcggggcttctacATGAGCTGCCGCAAGCTGGAGCGCGGTCTGGTGACTGCTGTACTCTACGGCAGAGCGTATGACCgggaccacacccacaccaccgtCGGGGGGAGTGATATAAACGTGTAG
- the LOC135262195 gene encoding biotinidase-like: MSEILRNERHTLYYQPLSQSRVFGALFRQMGRVDRCWSDLGSTMAWCILGAAVLMLSLGVDGAGGGEGGGAGGGSYVAAVYEHHVIRNPQPKVSLSRQEALEHMNKNLDVYEEQAAAAAKQGAHIIVFPEDGIHGFNFSRESIAGYLETVPDPTAVSWNPCSDPTPFPTLRYCEGGTEVLHRLSCLAKNNSLYLVANMPGREDCDAQTPPCPPDGRYQFNTDVVFSANGTLVARYRKRNLYFEFEFDTPADPQLITFDTPFAGRFGLFTCFDILFYNPAMELVEKLGVRQLVYPTAWINTLPLMDSVQFHRSFSYATNTTLLSANLRVGGVRMTGSGIYSPREALYHHARAGEPEAGRLLVKTLPVLESHSPSLPSPISGDQEPPCYQQGDGECQRTVPEGRSRPEKPAAPSSPFKADMMSDNFTMVLVEGAEGNLSVCDNALCCHLQFRRRTAPQELYALAAFDGLHVNRTYYVQVCALIRCSGLTPQTCGAEIDHADTLLDFRLMGNFSTPHVFPSVLGSHMQLDRIDHSGWEGRGFYMTRHGMERGLVTAALCSRAYDRDHTHTTVGGSDINV; encoded by the exons ATGTCCGAAATTCTCCGAAATGAGCGCCACACGCTTTATTATCAGCCGCTATCACAGAGTCGCGTATTTGGAGCTCTCTTTCGCCAGATG GGCAGAGTGGATCGGTGCTGGTCTGATCTGGGTTCAACAATGGCGTGGTGTATTCTGGGTGCTGCAGTCCTCATGCTGAGCCTGGGGGTGGatggggcagggggcggagaagggggcggggcagggggcgggtcCTACGTGGCGGCCGTGTACGAGCACCACGTCATTCGGAACCCGCAGCCCAAGGTTTCGCTGAGCCGGCAGGAAGCGCTGGAACACATGAATAAGAACCTGGACGTGTATGAggagcaggctgctgctgccgccaAACAG GGTGCCCACATCATTGTGTTTCCAGAAGATGGCATCCATGGCTTTAACTTCAGCAGGGAGTCTATCGCTGGTTACCTGGAGACGGTGCCAGACCCCACGGCTGTGAGCTGGAACCCCTGTTCTGACCCAACCCCCTTCCCAACACTGAGGTACTGTGAGGGAGGAACTGAG GTTCTGCATCGTCTCAGCTGCTTGGCTAAGAACAACAGCCTGTACCTGGTGGCAAACATGCCGGGGCGTGAGGATTGCGATGCCCagacccccccctgcccccccgatGGGCGCTACCAGTTTAACACAGATGTGGTGTTCAGTGCTAACGGCACACTGGTAGCGCGTTACCGCAAGCGGAACCTGTACTTCGAATTCGAGTTCGACACGCCTGCTGACCCCCAGCTCATCACCTTCGACACACCCTTCGCTGGTCGCTTCGGCCTGTTCACCTGCTTCGACATCCTGTTCTACAACCCAGCGATGGAGCTGGTGGAGAAGCTGGGCGTGCGGCAGCTGGTCTACCCCACCGCCTGGATAAACACGCTTCCCCTGATGGATTCTGTACAGTTTCACCGCTCCTTCTCCTACGCCACCAACACCACCCTCCTGTCCGCTAACCTTCGCGTAGGTGGGGTGAGAATGACAGGCAGCGGGATATACAGCCCCCGGGAGGCTCTATATCACCACGCACGGGCGGGCGAGCCAGAAGCCGGCCGGCTGCTGGTGAAAACTCTGCCTGTTCTGGAATcccacagcccctccctcccatcaCCCATCTCAGGAGACCAGGAGCCCCCGTGCTATCAGCAGGGGGACGGGGAGTGCCAGCGGACTGTCCCTGAGGGAAGGAGTCGCCCAGAGAAGCCAGCtgcccccagcagccccttcaAGGCGGATATGATGAGCGACAATTTCACCATGGTGCTCGTAGAGGGAGCTGAGGGaaacctgtctgtgtgtgataacGCACTCTGCTGCCACCTGCAGTTCCGAAGGCGCACTGCACCCCAGGAGCTCTACGCCCTGGCAGCCTTCGATGGCCTGCATGTGAACAGAACGTACTATGTTCAGGTGTGTGCGCTGATTAGGTGCAGCGGTCTCACCCCTCAGACCTGTGGGGCAGAGATCGACCACGCCGACACGCTCCTGGACTTCCGGCTGATGGGAAACTTCAGCACGCCCCACGTGTTCCCAAGCGTGCTCGGGAGCCACATGCAGCTGGACCGCATCGACCACAGCggctgggaggggcggggcttctacATGACCCGCCACGGGATGGAGCGCGGTCTGGTGACTGCTGCGCTCTGCAGCAGAGCGTATGACCgggaccacacccacaccaccgtCGGGGGGAGTGATATAAACGTGTAG
- the LOC135262185 gene encoding biotinidase-like isoform X2, with protein MAWCILGAAVLMLSLGVDGAGGGEGGGAGGGSYVAAVYEHHVIRNLQPKVLLSRQEALEHMNKNLDVYEEQAAAAAKQGAHIIVFPEDGIHGFNFSRESIAGYLETVPDPTAVSWNPCSDPAHFPNTEVQHRLSCMAKNNNLYLVANMPGREDCDAQTPPCPPDGRYQFNTNVVFSANGTLVARYRKRNLYFEFEFDMPADPQLITFDTPFAGRFGLFTCFDILFYNPAVELVEKLGVRQLIFPTAWMNQLPLLAAVQFHRSFSYATGTSLLSANIRTDTLGMTGSGIFSPWETLHHHAGASEPEAGRLLVKTLPVLDSLRPDLRPHNPPLPRPFSGDQEPQHCLRGGDECQNTVPEGWGRLEEPAAPSSPFKAEMMYDSFTMVLVEGSEGYLSVCDNALCCHLQFRRRTAPQELYALAAFDGLHVVHGTYYVQACALVRCSGLTPQTCGAEIDHADTLLDFRLMGNFSTRHVFPSVLGSHMQLERPDHSGWEGRGFYMSCRKLERGLVTAVLYGRAYDRDHTHTTVGGSDINV; from the exons ATGGCGTGGTGTATTCTGGGTGCTGCAGTCCTCATGCTGAGCCTGGGGGTGgacggggcagggggcggagaagggggcggggcagggggcgggtcCTACGTGGCGGCCGTGTACGAGCACCACGTCATTCGGAACCTGCAGCCCAAGGTTCTGCTGAGCCGACAGGAAGCGCTGGAACACATGAATAAGAACCTGGACGTGTATGAggagcaggctgctgctgccgccaAACAG GGTGCCCACATCATTGTGTTTCCAGAAGATGGCATCCATGGCTTTAACTTCAGCAGGGAGTCCATCGCTGGTTACCTGGAGACGGTGCCAGACCCCACGGCTGTGAGCTGGAACCCCTGTTCTGACCCAGCCCATTTCCCAAACACTGAG GTTCAGCATCGTCTCAGCTGCATGGCCAAGAacaacaacctgtacctagtggCAAACATGCCGGGGCGTGAGGATTGTGATGCCCagacccccccctgcccccccgatGGGCGCTACCAGTTTAACACGAATGTGGTGTTCAGTGCTAACGGCACACTGGTAGCGCGTTACCGCAAGCGGAACCTGTACTTCGAATTCGAGTTTGACATGCCTGCTGACCCCCAGCTCATCACCTTCGACACACCCTTCGCTGGTCGCTTCGGCCTGTTCACCTGCTTCGACATCCTGTTCTACAACCCAGCGGTGGAGCTGGTGGAGAAGCTGGGGGTGCGGCAGCTCATCTTCCCCACAGCCTGGATGAatcagctccccctgctggctgccGTGCAGTTTCACCGTTCCTTCTCCTACGCCACTGGCACCTCCCTGCTGTCCGCTAACAttcgcacagacacactgggaaTGACCGGCAGCGGCATATTCAGCCCCTGGGAGACATTACATCACCATGCGGGGGCGAGCGAGCCGGAAGCTGGCCGGCTGCTGGTGAAAACTCTGCCTGTTCTGGACTCCCTCAGGCCTGACCTTCgaccccacaacccccccctcccacgaCCCTTCTCTGGAGACCAGGAGCCCCAGCACTGCTTGCGGGGGGGCGACGAGTGCCAGAATACTGTCCCCGAGGGATGGGGTCGCCTTGAGGAGCCAGCtgcccccagcagccccttcaAGGCAGAGATGATGTACGACAGTTTCACCATGGTGCTCGTGGAGGGCTCTGAGGGATACCTATCTGTGTGTGATAATGCACTCTGCTGCCACCTGCAGTTTCGGAGGCGAACTGCGCCCCAGGAGCTCTATGCGTTGGCGGCCTTCGACGGCCTGCACGTGGTCCACGGAACATACTACGTACAGGCGTGCGCGCTGGTTAGGTGCAGCGGTCTCACCCCTCAGACCTGTGGGGCAGAGATCGACCACGCCGACACGCTCCTGGACTTCCGGCTGATGGGAAACTTCAGCACGCGCCACGTGTTCCCAAGCGTGCTCGGGAGCCACATGCAGCTGGAACGCCCTGACCACAGCggctgggaggggcggggcttctacATGAGCTGCCGCAAGCTGGAGCGCGGTCTGGTGACTGCTGTACTCTACGGCAGAGCGTATGACCgggaccacacccacaccaccgtCGGGGGGAGTGATATAAACGTGTAG
- the LOC135262183 gene encoding biotinidase-like isoform X3, whose amino-acid sequence MAWCILGAAVLMLSLGVDGAGGGAGGGSYVAAVYEHRVIRNLQPKVPLSRQEALEHMNKNLDVYEEQAAAAAKQGAHIIVFPEDGIHSFNFSRESIAGYLETVPDPTTVSWNPCSDPARFPNTEVLHRLSCMAKNNGLYLVANMPGREDCDAQTPPCPPDGRYQFNTNVVFSANGTLVARYRKRNLFFEFEFDTPADPQLITFDTPFAGRFGLFTCFDILFYNPAMELVEKLGVRQLIFPTAWMNTLPLLDSVQFHRSFSYATNTTLLSANLRVDAKAMTGSGIFSPREALYHHAGAGEPEAGRLLVKTLPVLDSLRPDLRPHSPPLPPPISGDQEPPCYQQGDGECQRTVPEGRSRPEEPAAPSSPFKADMMSDNYTMVLIEGAEGNQSVCDNALCCHLQFQRRTAPQELYALAAFDGLHVVDGTYYLQVCALIRCSGLTPQTCGAAIDHADTLLDFRLMGNFSTPHVFPSVLGSHMQLDRIDHSGWEGRGFYMSRHGMERGLVTAALYGRAYDRDHTHTSPHPQLTVTTPTPHCDRTHNSPRPHPQLTVTTPTPHPDHTHTSPHSESAHEEMSCTSLLLGV is encoded by the exons ATGGCGTGGTGTATTCTGGGTGCTGCAGTCCTCATGCTGAGCCTGGGGGTGgacggggcagggggcggggcagggggcgggtcCTACGTGGCGGCCGTGTACGAGCACCGCGTCATTCGGAACCTGCAGCCCAAGGTTCCGCTGAGCCGACAGGAAGCGCTGGAACACATGAATAAGAACCTGGACGTGTATGAggagcaggctgctgctgccgccaAACAG GGTGCCCACATCATTGTGTTTCCAGAAGATGGCATTCATAGCTTTAACTTCAGCAGGGAGTCCATCGCTGGTTACCTGGAGACGGTGCCAGATCCCACAACTGTGAGCTGGAACCCCTGTTCTGACCCAGCCCGTTTCCCAAACACTGAG GTTCTGCATCGTCTCAGCTGCATGGCCAAGAACAACGGCCTGTACCTGGTGGCAAACATGCCGGGGCGTGAGGATTGCGATGCCCAgacccccccctgtccccccgaTGGGCGCTACCAGTTTAACACGAATGTGGTGTTCAGTGCTAACGGCACACTGGTAGCGCGTTACCGCAAGCGGAACCTGTTCTTCGAATTTGAGTTTGACACGCCTGCTGACCCCCAGCTCATCACCTTCGACACTCCCTTCGCTGGCCGCTTCGGCCTGTTCACCTGCTTCGACATCCTGTTCTACAACCCAGCGATGGAGCTGGTGGAGAAGTTGGGCGTGCGGCAGCTCATCTTCCCCACAGCCTGGATGAACACACTCCCCCTGCTGGATTCTGTACAGTTTCACCGCTCCTTCTCCTACGCCACCAACACCACCCTCCTGTCCGCTAACCTTCGCGTAGATGCTAAGGCAATGACCGGCAGCGGGATATTCAGCCCCCGGGAGGCTCTATATCACCATGCGGGGGCGGGCGAGCCAGAAGCTGGCCGGCTGCTGGTGAAAACTCTGCCTGTTCTGGACTCCCTCAGGCCTGACCTTCgaccccacagcccccccctcccaccacccatCTCAGGAGACCAGGAGCCCCCGTGCTATCAGCAGGGGGACGGGGAGTGCCAGAGGACTGTCCCTGAGGGAAGGAGTCGCCCAGAGGAGCCAGCtgcccccagcagccccttcaAGGCGGATATGATGAGCGACAATTACACCATGGTGCTCATAGAGGGTGCTGAGGGAAACCAGTCTGTGTGTGATAATGCACTCTGCTGCCACCTGCAGTTCCAAAGGCGCACTGCGCCCCAGGAGCTCTACGCCCTGGCGGCCTTCGATGGCCTGCACGTGGTTGATGGAACATACTACTTGCAGGTGTGCGCGCTGATTAGGTGCAGCGGTCTCACCCCTCAGACCTGTGGGGCAGCGATCGACCACGCCGACACGCTCCTGGACTTCCGGCTGATGGGAAACTTCAGCACGCCCCACGTGTTCCCAAGCGTGCTCGGGAGCCACATGCAGCTGGACCGCATCGACCACAGCGGCTGGGAAGGGCGGGGCTTCTACATGAGCCGCCACGGGATGGAGCGCGGTCTGGTGACTGCTGCGCTCTATGGCAGAGCGTATGACCgggaccacacccacacctcaccgcacccacagctcactgtgaccacacccacacctcacTGTGACCGCACCCACAACTCACCACGACCGCACCCACAACTCACcgtgaccacacccacacctcaccctgaccacacccacacctcaccTCACAGTGAATCAGCCCATGAGGAAATGTCCTGTACTTCCCTCCTTTTGGGTGTTTAA